A region of Sphingomonas sp. DNA encodes the following proteins:
- a CDS encoding IS1595 family transposase, translating into MTKLTDPIFTNEDAARAHFEAIRWPDGRICPHCGSVDNSHLMQGKSTRPGLYKCRDCRKPFTATIGTIYERSHIPLHKWLLATHLIVASKKGMSAKQLERMLGFGSYRTAWFMAHRIREAMKPTDNSPMGGDGGAVEADETYIGRKKGKDAAVAGNAHKMAVLSLVERNTGQVRSFTIENTRADEIHPIILSNIAREARLMTDEARMYWKIGKGFAAHGRTLHGRGEYVRGDIHSNTVEGFFSIFKRGMRGIYQHCGQHYLSRYLTEFDFRYCYREANGFNDADRAKVAIQGAVGRRLTCQQPHQRAS; encoded by the coding sequence ATGACAAAGCTAACCGACCCTATTTTCACCAATGAGGATGCAGCCCGCGCTCACTTTGAGGCGATCCGCTGGCCCGATGGTCGCATCTGCCCGCATTGCGGATCGGTCGATAATTCACACCTCATGCAGGGTAAGAGCACTCGCCCCGGCCTCTATAAATGCCGCGACTGCCGTAAGCCGTTCACCGCCACCATCGGGACGATCTATGAGCGGTCGCATATCCCTTTGCACAAGTGGTTGCTCGCCACCCATCTTATTGTGGCCAGCAAGAAGGGCATGAGCGCAAAGCAGTTAGAGCGGATGCTTGGTTTCGGTTCCTACCGGACCGCATGGTTCATGGCGCACCGTATCCGCGAAGCGATGAAGCCGACTGACAACAGCCCTATGGGCGGTGACGGCGGCGCCGTGGAAGCCGATGAAACCTACATTGGCCGCAAGAAGGGCAAGGATGCCGCCGTCGCTGGAAACGCTCACAAGATGGCGGTGCTGTCGCTGGTCGAGCGCAATACCGGCCAGGTTCGCTCCTTCACGATCGAGAACACCCGCGCCGATGAAATCCACCCGATCATCCTGTCCAACATCGCCCGCGAAGCCCGTCTAATGACGGATGAGGCCCGCATGTATTGGAAGATCGGCAAGGGCTTCGCCGCCCATGGTCGCACCCTTCACGGTCGCGGTGAATATGTTCGCGGCGACATTCATTCCAACACCGTCGAGGGCTTCTTCTCTATCTTCAAGCGCGGGATGCGCGGCATCTACCAGCATTGCGGTCAGCACTATTTGAGCCGGTATCTGACCGAGTTCGATTTCCGCTACTGCTACCGTGAAGCCAATGGCTTTAACGACGCTGATCGGGCCAAGGTCGCCATTCAGGGTGCGGTCGGTCGCCGCCTGACCTGCCAACAACCTCACCAGCGGGCGTCCTGA
- a CDS encoding DUF262 domain-containing protein, translating into MGPLERDFTSLPLGAQHPTEEWDDMASSSRNVVNLDALIQRADLLSPASTVTGKTHAIRISDLQTDSAIYDMLRKPDFQRETANWSPQQVAILIQTFAEQDLIPSMILWQNGPHIFVVDGAHRLSALVAWVRDDYGAGVMSQSYFRTISSHQRAMHDKTRELVAGSVGPWEKFRATNSAFMVKGLDAQWIENREPQQVAEAFIRINRGGTEIDALEVRIVRAPRAALSVTTRAITRGGGGHSYWQHFTDAAARERVPKLGAEIYDLLFHPPLETPIKTMDVPLAGSEYNLGVVRLAFDLVALTNNIPVPDSTRRSASTADKPPPDDISGEDTVKYLHITLRKLRLILSNHKSSLGLHPALYFYTAGGSFQPAALLNMIAWLDDLEKEGRLDVFRKQRGAFETLLLAHPVIVKPATHKLGSGARTRKRMLALFNKVLGLLEANSGRGPEWAAGRTWNMLQNEFPHLASDEREQAEEGEGAQAGAKFTGKAKSAATFADLASVPRCALCGGLLHRNGKTLDHSVKRADGGSSGKGNRRWVHPRCNSERDKDERGEQKT; encoded by the coding sequence ATGGGACCGCTGGAACGGGACTTTACAAGTCTTCCCCTTGGTGCGCAGCATCCCACAGAGGAGTGGGATGATATGGCTAGCTCAAGTCGCAATGTAGTGAACCTCGACGCACTCATTCAGCGTGCCGATCTTCTCAGCCCAGCCAGCACCGTGACTGGCAAGACACACGCCATCCGTATTAGCGACCTTCAGACAGACAGCGCAATTTATGACATGCTGCGAAAGCCTGACTTTCAGCGAGAAACAGCTAACTGGTCACCTCAGCAAGTGGCAATTCTCATCCAAACTTTTGCTGAGCAAGATCTCATCCCTTCGATGATCTTGTGGCAGAACGGACCGCATATTTTTGTAGTGGATGGTGCTCATCGACTGAGTGCTTTGGTAGCATGGGTGAGAGATGACTACGGGGCGGGCGTTATGTCTCAAAGCTACTTCCGCACAATCTCTTCCCACCAGCGCGCCATGCACGACAAAACGCGCGAGTTGGTGGCTGGCAGCGTGGGGCCATGGGAGAAGTTTCGGGCCACGAACAGCGCCTTTATGGTGAAGGGACTTGATGCGCAGTGGATTGAAAATCGGGAGCCTCAGCAGGTCGCCGAAGCGTTTATCCGCATCAACAGAGGTGGCACAGAAATAGACGCTCTAGAGGTCCGAATTGTTCGTGCTCCTCGGGCTGCGTTATCAGTCACCACTAGGGCCATTACCCGCGGTGGCGGAGGCCATTCATATTGGCAGCATTTCACGGACGCCGCCGCGCGCGAACGCGTTCCGAAGCTCGGCGCTGAGATTTATGATTTGCTGTTTCACCCGCCCCTCGAAACTCCGATCAAGACTATGGATGTCCCGCTCGCCGGTTCCGAATATAATTTGGGTGTAGTGAGGTTGGCCTTCGACTTGGTCGCACTTACCAATAATATCCCTGTACCGGATTCAACGCGCAGAAGTGCAAGTACGGCTGATAAGCCGCCGCCTGACGACATTAGCGGAGAAGACACCGTCAAGTATCTTCATATCACTTTGCGTAAGCTACGTTTAATCTTGTCGAATCATAAATCGTCATTAGGTCTTCATCCCGCTTTGTATTTCTACACGGCGGGTGGCTCTTTCCAGCCAGCAGCCTTGCTCAACATGATCGCGTGGTTGGATGATCTGGAAAAGGAGGGAAGGCTGGATGTTTTCCGAAAGCAGAGAGGCGCCTTCGAGACACTACTCCTAGCCCACCCTGTTATTGTGAAACCGGCTACGCACAAGCTCGGCAGCGGCGCGCGCACCCGTAAGAGAATGCTCGCCTTGTTCAATAAGGTGCTTGGTCTGTTGGAGGCGAACTCAGGCAGAGGGCCGGAGTGGGCTGCAGGTAGAACCTGGAATATGCTCCAGAATGAATTTCCGCATCTGGCGTCGGACGAACGGGAGCAGGCTGAGGAAGGAGAAGGCGCACAGGCTGGCGCCAAATTTACAGGTAAGGCCAAGAGCGCCGCGACGTTTGCCGATCTTGCTTCAGTCCCGCGATGCGCACTCTGCGGTGGCCTTTTGCATCGCAACGGAAAGACCTTAGATCATTCGGTTAAACGTGCCGATGGCGGCTCGTCTGGTAAGGGCAATCGCCGGTGGGTCCATCCGCGGTGCAATAGTGAAAGGGATAAGGATGAACGAGGCGAACAAAAAACATGA
- a CDS encoding transcriptional regulator — protein MEIRPIRTDEDHRAALAEIDALWGAAEGTPEGDRLDVLATLAEAYEDRRWPAAELDPVEAIEAAMASEGYDRADLAALIGQSRATEILRRRRALTLPMIRKIAAAWHVPEQVLVKDYELRRDAA, from the coding sequence ATGGAGATCAGACCGATCCGCACCGACGAGGATCATCGCGCGGCGCTCGCCGAAATCGACGCCTTGTGGGGCGCGGCGGAAGGCACGCCCGAGGGCGACCGGCTGGATGTGCTGGCGACGCTGGCGGAAGCCTATGAGGACCGGCGCTGGCCGGCGGCGGAGCTCGATCCGGTCGAGGCGATCGAGGCGGCGATGGCCAGCGAAGGTTATGACCGCGCCGACCTGGCGGCGCTGATCGGCCAATCGCGCGCGACCGAAATATTGCGCCGCCGCCGCGCGCTGACCCTGCCGATGATCCGCAAGATCGCCGCCGCGTGGCACGTGCCCGAGCAGGTACTGGTGAAGGATTATGAGCTGCGGCGGGACGCGGCCTGA
- a CDS encoding type II toxin-antitoxin system HigB family toxin, producing the protein MRLIARSTLVRFAERHPQSRASLAHWVSVTKAASWANAADVQASFSKAKALNGERVRFEVAGGDYRMIAAFDFRRGIAFVKFIGTHAEYDRIDALTVSEF; encoded by the coding sequence ATGCGGCTGATCGCGCGGAGCACATTGGTCCGGTTCGCCGAGCGGCATCCGCAAAGCCGGGCGTCGCTGGCGCACTGGGTGAGCGTGACGAAGGCGGCGAGCTGGGCCAATGCCGCCGACGTGCAGGCGAGCTTTTCCAAGGCGAAGGCGCTGAACGGAGAGCGGGTCCGGTTCGAGGTGGCGGGCGGCGATTACCGGATGATCGCCGCCTTCGATTTCCGGCGCGGCATCGCGTTCGTGAAGTTCATCGGCACCCATGCCGAATATGACCGCATCGACGCACTGACGGTGAGCGAGTTTTGA
- a CDS encoding entericidin A/B family lipoprotein translates to MRTIALLMGAVMILTACNTVRGIGRDVESVGRTVSDTAD, encoded by the coding sequence ATGCGCACAATCGCTCTCCTGATGGGCGCCGTAATGATCCTCACCGCCTGCAACACGGTGCGCGGCATCGGCCGCGATGTGGAATCGGTCGGCCGTACCGTCTCCGACACGGCCGACTGA
- a CDS encoding glutathione S-transferase family protein, whose protein sequence is MIVYGSSLSPFVRKVLVFAAEKGIAVDSKVVVPGADDPDFLAASPFRKIPALQDGDFRVCDSSAIIAYLDALKPAPELIPADPKDRARTIWYDEFMDTILFECGRKLFFNRIVAPMLTGKPGDLAAADRAEREELPPLLDYLEGVIPESGFLVADRLTLADIAVAAPFVNFRHLGIAPDPATQPKLAAWVDAMLARESFAPLVARETAFLTRMAA, encoded by the coding sequence ATGATCGTCTATGGTTCGTCCTTGTCGCCGTTCGTGCGCAAGGTGCTGGTCTTCGCCGCCGAGAAGGGCATCGCGGTGGACAGCAAGGTGGTCGTGCCCGGCGCCGACGATCCGGATTTCCTGGCGGCGAGCCCGTTCCGCAAGATCCCGGCGCTCCAGGACGGCGATTTCCGGGTCTGCGATTCCTCGGCGATCATCGCCTATCTCGATGCGCTGAAGCCGGCGCCGGAGCTGATCCCGGCCGATCCGAAGGACCGGGCGCGGACGATCTGGTACGACGAATTCATGGATACGATCCTGTTCGAATGCGGGCGCAAGCTGTTCTTCAACCGGATCGTCGCGCCGATGCTGACCGGCAAGCCGGGCGACCTGGCGGCGGCGGACAGGGCCGAGCGGGAGGAATTGCCGCCGCTGCTCGACTATCTGGAGGGCGTGATCCCGGAGAGCGGGTTCCTCGTTGCGGACCGGCTGACGCTGGCGGACATCGCGGTGGCGGCGCCGTTCGTCAATTTCCGGCATCTCGGGATCGCGCCCGATCCGGCGACGCAGCCGAAGCTGGCGGCCTGGGTCGATGCGATGCTGGCGCGGGAGAGCTTCGCGCCGCTGGTGGCGCGCGAGACGGCCTTCCTCACGCGGATGGCGGCCTAG
- a CDS encoding c-type cytochrome: MRRTIPILAAVMLTACGGADGNATAEAPSAPQFEMAAGAAPDAQLAHGERMARVLGCMGCHGDDLTGGPWIEEPALAVLFTSNLTRALPGYSDAQLEQALREGTRPDGSDLWEMPSSLFTQLSEADMAPLIAWLRTVPPAGEAHPRMVLGPAGRQMIDAGQVKPAAQHVREEREQGPPALDGSHDWARYMVRATCAECHGMNLQGGPPPAPGAAARPDLVIAGAYSRDEFRQLLRTGAATGGRQLALMAEVARGRYAHLTDREIDAIHAYLVARANRPQ; this comes from the coding sequence ATGAGACGGACGATCCCGATCCTGGCGGCGGTGATGTTGACCGCCTGCGGCGGCGCGGACGGCAACGCGACGGCCGAGGCGCCGTCCGCGCCGCAATTCGAGATGGCGGCCGGAGCAGCGCCGGACGCGCAACTGGCCCATGGCGAGCGGATGGCGCGCGTGCTCGGCTGCATGGGCTGCCATGGCGACGACCTGACCGGCGGGCCATGGATCGAGGAGCCGGCGCTGGCCGTGCTGTTCACGTCCAATCTCACCCGCGCCTTGCCGGGCTATAGCGACGCGCAGCTCGAACAGGCGTTGCGCGAAGGGACGCGGCCGGACGGATCGGACCTGTGGGAGATGCCGTCGAGCCTGTTCACGCAGCTGAGCGAGGCCGACATGGCGCCGCTGATCGCCTGGCTGCGCACCGTGCCGCCGGCCGGCGAGGCGCATCCCCGGATGGTGCTGGGCCCCGCCGGGCGCCAGATGATCGACGCCGGCCAGGTGAAGCCCGCCGCGCAGCATGTGCGCGAGGAGCGCGAGCAGGGGCCGCCGGCGCTCGACGGATCGCATGACTGGGCGCGCTACATGGTGCGCGCGACCTGCGCCGAATGCCATGGCATGAACCTGCAGGGCGGGCCGCCGCCCGCGCCCGGAGCCGCCGCGCGGCCCGATCTGGTCATCGCCGGCGCCTATTCGCGCGACGAATTCCGCCAGTTGCTGCGCACCGGCGCGGCGACGGGCGGGCGGCAGCTCGCGCTGATGGCCGAGGTGGCGCGCGGGCGCTACGCCCATCTGACCGACCGCGAGATCGACGCGATCCACGCCTATCTGGTTGCGCGGGCGAACCGGCCGCAGTGA
- a CDS encoding DUF418 domain-containing protein, with protein sequence MASVIAADGVEATRIPVAPTSRAAPAARRIEALDFVRGVALLGILLINIVGFGLADAQLNPMNAGGAEGANLLVWIVMQIGVEGTQRALFSMLFGASAILLVSRLEAAGRGDAADIYMRRNLWLIGFGFVNAYVLLWWGDILYAYGIAALALFPFRKLSARWLLATGAFVLLLAALWNLHDSLEMLRKHDAGEAAQLQLDAGNALTTKQEQAIYAWEDARASFQAVPENVAAVDARMQAGYWSAFERARQINLMWQTWGTYRFFFDVFGMMLIGMGLFRAGVLTLERRTGLYVAMMAGGYAVGLTVNFLETRWIIDHQFGALAFAQANVSYDLGRLAMTIGHLGALLLFVRSGMLGFIRRAFAAVGQMAFTNYLMHSAIALVLFVGLGWFGQLERYQLYYVVAGIWAFQIGFSMLWLYWFRFGPLEWLWRWLTYLQRPPIRREAA encoded by the coding sequence ATGGCGAGCGTCATAGCGGCCGACGGCGTGGAAGCGACGCGGATCCCGGTCGCGCCGACCTCCCGCGCGGCGCCGGCGGCGCGGCGGATCGAGGCACTGGACTTCGTGCGCGGCGTCGCCCTGCTCGGCATCCTCCTGATCAACATCGTCGGCTTCGGACTGGCCGACGCGCAACTCAATCCGATGAATGCGGGCGGTGCCGAGGGTGCGAACCTGCTGGTGTGGATCGTCATGCAGATCGGCGTCGAGGGCACGCAGCGCGCGCTCTTCTCGATGCTGTTCGGCGCGAGCGCGATCCTGCTCGTCTCGCGGCTGGAAGCGGCGGGGCGGGGCGATGCGGCGGACATCTACATGCGGCGCAATCTGTGGCTGATTGGCTTCGGCTTCGTGAACGCCTATGTGCTGCTCTGGTGGGGCGATATCCTCTACGCCTATGGCATTGCCGCGTTGGCGCTCTTCCCGTTCCGAAAGCTGTCCGCGCGCTGGCTGCTGGCGACGGGCGCGTTCGTGCTGCTGCTCGCGGCGCTGTGGAACCTGCACGACAGTTTGGAGATGCTGCGCAAGCATGATGCCGGCGAGGCGGCGCAATTGCAGCTCGACGCCGGTAACGCGCTCACCACGAAGCAGGAGCAGGCCATCTATGCCTGGGAGGACGCGCGCGCGTCGTTTCAGGCCGTGCCGGAAAATGTCGCCGCCGTCGATGCGCGGATGCAGGCGGGCTATTGGTCCGCGTTCGAACGAGCGCGGCAGATCAACCTCATGTGGCAGACCTGGGGCACCTACCGGTTCTTCTTCGATGTGTTCGGTATGATGCTAATTGGAATGGGATTGTTCCGGGCGGGTGTGCTGACGCTGGAGCGGCGGACGGGGCTGTATGTGGCGATGATGGCGGGGGGCTATGCCGTCGGGCTGACGGTGAATTTCCTGGAGACGCGCTGGATCATCGATCACCAGTTCGGCGCGCTCGCCTTCGCCCAGGCCAATGTCAGCTACGATCTCGGCCGGCTGGCGATGACGATCGGGCATCTGGGCGCGCTGCTGCTGTTCGTGCGATCTGGCATGCTCGGCTTCATCCGCCGCGCCTTCGCCGCGGTCGGGCAGATGGCCTTCACCAATTACCTGATGCACTCGGCGATCGCGCTGGTGCTGTTCGTCGGGCTCGGCTGGTTCGGCCAGCTCGAACGGTACCAGCTCTACTATGTCGTGGCGGGCATCTGGGCGTTCCAGATCGGGTTCAGCATGTTGTGGCTGTACTGGTTCCGCTTCGGTCCGCTGGAATGGCTGTGGCGCTGGCTCACTTATCTGCAGCGCCCGCCGATAAGGAGGGAAGCGGCATGA
- a CDS encoding helix-turn-helix transcriptional regulator: MITRIREVRRARKLTLQDVADRCDPPTTPQTIGRLETGMRTVSVGWLNRIAAALGVEASDLVQLPERADVPVAATLDHEGAHAPRREGVVVPPQTAPGLVAMTVSSGVGDYRSGDEIWLARLAPEQFSGALNRDLLVPRPAGRFLFGRLIGREDGKLHILPPGAGGRQTVVADPPWAAVAVKLIRSL, from the coding sequence ATGATCACCCGCATCCGCGAGGTGCGCCGCGCCCGCAAGCTGACGCTCCAGGACGTCGCCGACCGCTGCGATCCGCCGACCACGCCGCAGACGATCGGCCGGCTGGAGACCGGCATGCGCACCGTCTCCGTCGGCTGGCTGAACCGCATTGCCGCCGCGCTCGGCGTCGAGGCGTCGGACCTCGTCCAACTGCCCGAGCGCGCCGACGTGCCGGTCGCCGCGACACTCGACCATGAGGGCGCCCACGCTCCCCGCCGCGAAGGCGTGGTGGTGCCGCCGCAGACCGCGCCGGGGCTGGTCGCGATGACGGTCTCGTCCGGCGTCGGCGACTATCGCAGCGGCGACGAGATCTGGCTCGCCCGCCTTGCGCCCGAGCAATTTTCCGGCGCGCTCAATCGCGACCTCCTCGTCCCCCGCCCCGCCGGCCGCTTCCTGTTCGGCCGCCTGATCGGGCGGGAGGATGGGAAGCTCCACATCCTGCCGCCGGGCGCGGGAGGCCGCCAGACGGTCGTCGCCGATCCCCCCTGGGCGGCGGTGGCGGTGAAGCTGATCCGGAGTCTCTAG
- a CDS encoding MarR family transcriptional regulator, which produces MARDVLNMIEYRDDPSILVFADDAGILERARDLAGEAGYRVAAAAPVAEAPACLGRLPAAPIYVDLDAARADPTLPELLARMQERAEQGHAGIIAAPAAMIDLIAAHVFHPAIAHLADPGEAERRLALMLAAPRRRERLHDIGREGEGLMQHALLHQLSEEVGRIAGILASLSDEDEAGPERARALTDEEPFTDAAAIRAIIRARRLRDQFFRGDLFADPAWDMLLDLMAARIEQSRVAVSSLCIAAAVPATTALRWIKALTDRGIFLRSADPRDGRRVFIELSDDAARSMAAYLRAAQRIAPAAI; this is translated from the coding sequence ATGGCGCGGGATGTTCTGAACATGATCGAATATCGCGACGATCCGTCGATCCTTGTCTTCGCAGACGACGCGGGGATATTAGAGCGTGCGCGCGATCTCGCCGGGGAGGCTGGCTACCGCGTCGCCGCCGCGGCGCCGGTCGCCGAGGCTCCCGCCTGTCTGGGGAGGCTCCCCGCCGCGCCGATCTATGTCGACCTCGACGCGGCACGGGCCGATCCGACGCTGCCTGAGCTGCTGGCGCGGATGCAGGAACGAGCCGAACAGGGCCATGCGGGCATCATCGCCGCGCCGGCGGCGATGATCGATCTGATCGCCGCGCACGTCTTCCATCCCGCCATCGCTCATCTCGCCGATCCGGGCGAGGCCGAGCGCCGGCTGGCGTTGATGCTGGCCGCGCCGCGCCGGCGCGAGCGGTTGCACGATATCGGCCGGGAAGGCGAAGGGCTGATGCAGCATGCCCTGCTGCACCAGCTTTCCGAGGAAGTCGGGCGGATCGCCGGCATCCTTGCCTCGCTTTCCGACGAGGACGAGGCCGGGCCGGAGCGGGCGCGGGCGCTGACGGACGAGGAACCGTTCACGGACGCCGCCGCGATCCGCGCGATCATCCGCGCCCGGCGGCTGCGCGATCAGTTCTTCCGGGGCGACCTGTTCGCCGATCCGGCCTGGGACATGCTGCTCGATCTGATGGCGGCGCGGATCGAGCAGAGCCGGGTCGCCGTCTCCAGCCTGTGCATCGCCGCCGCCGTGCCAGCGACGACGGCGCTCAGGTGGATCAAGGCGCTGACCGATCGGGGTATCTTCCTCCGCTCCGCCGATCCGCGGGACGGCCGGCGGGTGTTCATCGAACTGTCGGACGACGCGGCGCGATCGATGGCCGCCTATCTGCGCGCCGCGCAAAGGATCGCGCCCGCAGCGATTTGA
- a CDS encoding NAD(P)(+) transhydrogenase (Re/Si-specific) subunit beta — translation MHETAVLPAWVMLAYLVAGVCFILALRGLSSPESSRAGNRFGMIGMAIAVGVTLATHEIAGLWEIAAAIAIGGAIGLVTARRIAMTAMPQLVAAFHSLVGLAAVAVAAAAFLNPIAFGIADAAGTIFPVSRVEMGLGSAIGAITFSGSVIAFLKLNGNMSGKPIILPLRHVINLGTLAAILGLTAYFTQDQSPWIFWTLTGLAFAIGFLLIIPIGGADMPVVVSMLNSYSGWAAAAMGFTLQNSAMIITGALVGSSGAILSYIMCRAMNRNFISVIAGGFGGGETAAGAAEAIDRPWKRGSAEDAAFLMKQAELVVIAPGYGMAVAQAQHALREMADLLKHEGVNVKYAIHPVAGRMPGHMNVLLAEANVPYDEVFELEDINSDFSRADVAFVIGANDVTNPAAKTDKSSPIYGMPVLDVEKAKTVLFVKRSMGGVGYAGVDNELFYRDNTMMLLADAKKMVEEIVKAMG, via the coding sequence ATGCATGAGACCGCCGTTTTGCCCGCCTGGGTGATGCTCGCCTATCTGGTGGCGGGCGTCTGCTTCATCCTCGCGCTGCGCGGGCTGTCCAGCCCGGAAAGCTCGCGCGCCGGCAACCGCTTCGGCATGATCGGCATGGCGATCGCGGTGGGCGTCACGCTGGCGACGCACGAGATCGCCGGCCTGTGGGAGATCGCCGCCGCCATCGCGATCGGCGGCGCCATCGGCCTCGTCACTGCGCGACGCATCGCGATGACGGCGATGCCGCAGCTCGTCGCCGCCTTCCACAGCCTGGTCGGCCTCGCCGCCGTGGCGGTGGCGGCGGCCGCGTTCCTCAATCCCATCGCCTTCGGCATCGCCGACGCGGCCGGTACGATCTTCCCGGTCAGCCGGGTCGAGATGGGGCTGGGCTCGGCGATCGGCGCGATCACCTTCTCCGGATCGGTGATCGCCTTCCTCAAATTGAACGGCAACATGTCGGGCAAGCCGATCATCCTGCCGCTCAGGCATGTCATCAATCTCGGCACGCTGGCCGCGATCCTCGGCCTCACCGCCTATTTCACGCAGGACCAGAGCCCCTGGATCTTCTGGACGCTCACCGGCCTCGCCTTCGCGATCGGCTTCCTGCTGATCATCCCGATCGGCGGCGCGGACATGCCGGTCGTCGTCTCGATGCTGAACAGCTATTCGGGCTGGGCCGCCGCCGCGATGGGCTTCACGCTGCAGAACAGCGCGATGATCATCACCGGCGCGCTGGTCGGCTCCTCCGGCGCGATCCTCTCCTACATCATGTGCCGGGCGATGAACCGCAACTTCATCTCCGTCATCGCCGGCGGCTTCGGCGGCGGCGAGACGGCGGCGGGCGCGGCCGAGGCGATCGACCGGCCGTGGAAGCGCGGCTCCGCCGAGGACGCCGCCTTCCTGATGAAGCAGGCCGAGCTGGTCGTGATCGCGCCCGGCTACGGCATGGCGGTTGCCCAGGCGCAGCATGCGCTGCGCGAGATGGCCGATCTGCTGAAGCATGAGGGCGTGAACGTCAAATATGCGATCCACCCGGTCGCGGGCCGCATGCCGGGCCATATGAACGTCCTGCTTGCCGAGGCGAACGTGCCCTATGACGAGGTGTTCGAGCTGGAGGACATCAACTCCGATTTCAGCCGGGCCGACGTCGCTTTCGTGATCGGTGCCAACGACGTGACCAATCCGGCGGCCAAGACCGACAAGTCCTCGCCGATCTACGGTATGCCGGTGCTCGACGTGGAGAAAGCCAAGACGGTGCTGTTCGTGAAGCGCTCGATGGGCGGCGTCGGTTATGCCGGCGTCGATAACGAGCTTTTCTACCGCGACAACACGATGATGCTGCTCGCCGACGCCAAGAAGATGGTCGAGGAGATCGTCAAGGCGATGGGCTAG
- a CDS encoding NAD(P) transhydrogenase subunit alpha, whose amino-acid sequence MDFITILSIFVLSCFVGYYVVWSVTPALHTPLMSVTNAISSVIIVGALIAAMAGGSPSAKWLGLAAIVMASVNIFGGFAVTARMLAMYKKKERKG is encoded by the coding sequence GTGGACTTCATCACCATCCTGTCGATCTTCGTGCTGTCCTGCTTCGTCGGCTATTATGTCGTCTGGTCGGTGACGCCGGCGCTGCACACGCCGCTGATGAGCGTCACCAACGCCATTTCATCGGTGATCATCGTCGGCGCGCTGATCGCGGCGATGGCGGGGGGCAGCCCGAGCGCGAAATGGCTGGGGCTGGCGGCGATCGTGATGGCGAGCGTCAACATCTTCGGCGGCTTCGCCGTCACGGCGCGGATGCTCGCCATGTACAAGAAGAAGGAGCGCAAGGGGTGA